The DNA window GAACGCTGGAAAGATTCCATCGACCCAATCCGGGACTTCTGTCGAAAACGGCCAAAGGCAATGTACGGGCTTTTGCAAAAGCATTTCGGGTATGGGCCTTCTGTTGAGACAGAAGTTCATATTGGCGCTGTTTCTGGTGGCCATGTAGAGCTTTCTGGAGTGCCCGTTCCGACAGAAGAGATTAAAGGGGGCGTGCTCAAGGGAATTACACTGACGCTGCGCGCCGTGCCCCAAAAGGGGTACCGTTTTGTGCGCTGGGAAGGTGGAGAAAATTCTCCGGCACAGAATCAGTTCATTCAGGCTGGAATGCACACAGCGCTGCATCCAGTTTTTGAAAAAAAGATGAATAAGGAATGAAGAATATGAAAGACCAGACCAAGCTTGTCCGCTTCTTTGGGGCGAGCTGTGCTGTTGCGTGTATGAGTGCCGCTACGGTCTATGTTGTGCTCAAGGCCCTGTACCGCTCCGACATCAGCCCGCTCATGACGCAGGTGCCAGTTGCGCTTGCTGCGGGCCTTGTGGCTGGACTTGTTTACTGCTTTGTCATGCGCCGCTTGCTGCCTGCTGCTGGTGGACGAAATAGCCAGGAACTCAGTCGTGGACTGATGTGGTTTAACTGGAGTGTGCTTGGCATTTTTGCACTGCTTTTGCCTGTAGAAGCGCAATACAGCAACTTTGTCGTGGGACTGGTGCTTGCGGCAGGATGCGCGCGACTCATTGGGGCTATTTATACAGTCTTTGGCGCTTCGCTCTCCAACCGCCGTCGATTTGCGGGAAATTTTGTGATGCTTGCCGTCACGACCATGATGGTCATTAGCGTGGTGAAATCCTCACTGGCTCTGTCTCTTGGTCTTGTTGGTGCATTGTCTATCGTTCGTTTTCGTACCGCAGTGAAGGAACCGGAAGAGCTGGCTTTTCTGTTTTTTACCATCGCCATTGGCCTTGGTTTTGGCGCGGCCCGTTTTGATTACACCCTGATTGGGTTCTGGACCGTAAGCCTTGGCTACATTGCTTTCCGTCGTTTGACTCCGGCTCAGAAAATGGACAACGCCTATCTGTTGAGTTTTTGGGGAAGTGGCGACACGAATGCAGGTGACTTTGAAGCCTTCATGCAAAAGGAACTGGGTGAGTATGAGCTGACCCGTTTTGAGCGCAGTGGAGAATCTTTGCATGTGAGCCTTTTGGCTGAGCTGGAGAGCGTGGCTGTGTGCGCGGGTTTTGGTGAGCGCTTTAAGGCACAGTTCCCGGATATGGATATGAACATTGTTCAGACCCGGGGCCTGAGCTAGGTGCTGATATGAGCAGTTGTACTGATGGACGCGATTCATATCGCTATGAGCGAAAGTTTTTGGTTTCGCGACATTTGCAGCCTCGGCTTGCGGATGTGATCCTGAGTGCCCCGCAGGGTTTTCGGGAAATCTATCACGGCCGAGTCGTGAACAACGTCTATTTTGATACGCCGGGTTTTCGGTTTTTTCAGGAGAATCGGCAAGGCTATCCGTACCGGGAAAAGGTGCGGGTGCGCTGGTACGGCGAGGACGGTATTCAGTCCCCACGCCTTGAACTGAAACATCGGAATGGGCTGGTTGGAACAAAGGATGTGTTGCCTTTGCATGAGGCAAAGGCTCTGTGGGAGCCGCGCAGCTTTGACCTGCTTGCACAAGAGGCTCCAGAGATTCGCGAAATGGTCCCTCAGCTTGTGCAGCCAGTGCTCTATAATCGGTACTATCGAAAGTATTACCTTTCGGGTGATGGCCTGTTTCGCGTGACCGTTGATACACGGCTCTGCTACGAGCACCCTCGAGAGCTTCGGAAGGGTTGCGGCCCGCTAGGGCAGGGGAACCCGCTTGCTGACTCTGTGGTCGAGCTGAAATATGCAGGAGAGCACGACAGCGAGGCGGACAGCATTTCCCGGTTCTGGCCCTTTCGGCTTGCCAAGAAATCGAAATACGTTTCTGGCGTATGCCAACTCTTTTCTCTCCCTGAATAAAAAAAAGCCCCCGACCTTTGGCCGGGGGCTTTGTGTTTGTATGGCTGCTGTTATGGCTCCACAGTCAGTGTGTAGGCTTTGTCCCAGACCAGATACTTTTCTGCGAGCTTTTTGAGGTCGGCAGGAGTGATCTCCTTGGCCTTTTCAATCAGTTCGCGGTTGTAGTTCAGGTCCCGGTTGCGCAGCTGGAGAGAGGCGGCTTCTACCGCACGGGAAGCCAGAGACTGGTGTCCGCGATAGTATTCGCCAACCAGCAGGCTCTTGGAACGCTCCACGATTTCGTCGGGAAGCTGCTCGCTTCGCAGGCGTTTGACCATGTCTTCAAAGCCCTTGAGAGCTTCGGGAACACGATCAGGGTAGGTGCCGATGTAGAAGCTCAGGAATCCACTGTTGGGCACCTGCCAGTCAAAGGCTGTTACGGTGTAGCCCAGTCCCTGCTTGTCGCGCAGTTCGCGGAAAAGCAGTCCGCCCTGACCCGCGAGGCTCTGACGCAGAAGGTAGAGTCCCGGGGTGTCTGGATCATCAGAACCCGGAATAGGGAAGACGACCATCAGGTGAGACTGGTTCCTGTCTTCGAGCTTGAGTTTAAGCTCTTTTTTGCTGTTCCACTTTGGTTTGGCGTCTTCAAGGGCAGAGGACTTGTCTGCCTTGGCGATGCGCTTTGCCATGTCCACGATTGCGTCACGGTCATAGGTACCGCATACGGCCATGACCCACGGCTGTTTTTTCTGCTTGGCAAGGAAGCTTTTCATGTCGCCGGCATTGAAATCATCAATGCGGCTTTCCATGCCCAGATGGTAGTAACCAAAGCTGCTGTCCGCGTAGAGGAACGGGAAGATGTGACGGAAAGCAAGCCCAAGAGGCTGATCTTCCGCACGTTTAATGTCTGTTTTCTGGTCCGTGATCGCTCTGGAAATTTCTTCACTCTTGAACGCTGGAGTTTCCAGGATGTCCATGAAAACAGGAAGAATGTCTTTCTCAAAGCGAATCGGATAGCGGGCCGAGATGGAGAAACTTGTGCGCCCGGAGTTGACGTTGATGCTTGAGGCGCGGTCGGCAACGTAGTCCTGCAATTCCGTGGAGGACATTTCTGCGGTGCCGCGAGCCATTGCATTTGCCGTCAGAGTCGCCAGACCCTGTTCCTTGGGTGAAAGCAGGGTGTCGCCACCCTTGTAGACCAGATTGACCGAGGCATAGGGCAGGGTGTGGTCAGGAAGCAGGATGAGCGTTTGGTTGTCACCAAGCTTGATGCTTTCTGGCTTTTTTGCCTTTTCTGCCTTGGCCGCAGCTTTTTTCTGCTCGGCTGTTGCCACTGGCCATGCTTTTTTTACGGAGTCCTTGATTTCTTTTGCGACCTTGTCCGCGTTTTTCATGTCGTCAGGAAGCTGCACGGAGACGCTCAGCGAGTCTGGCGTGAAGTACTTGTCCTGAAGCTTTTGCATCTCGTCCGGTGTGACCGTATTGATGCGGGACACGTAATGCTTTTCAGCATCGAGACCATTTTCGAAGAACTGGAAATACCCCAGCTTGGAGGTCAGGCCGCCAATGGTTTCCTTGCTGGCGTACAGGCCGTCTTCCGTGTTGACGATTGCTCGGTCAAGTTCCGCCTTGGTGAAGGAGCTTGCCTTGAATGTCGTGAGGTATTTTTGGAATTTGGGCCAGAATTCATCGAATTTGGCCGGGTCCACGACTGCGGAGATGTAGAGTATGCCAACCTGAGCCAGAGGCATAACGGCGGTGCCAATGCTGTCGACAAGTCCTGATTCGTACTTGAACTTGCGGTAGAGTCGGGAGCTACTCCCTCCACCCAGAATCTCTGTGAGGAGTTCAAGGCCCGGAACATCATCGGAATGACGATCTGAGACAGGAAGAGCCATCAGCACATAGATTTTATTCCATGGGCCTTGTTCCACATCGACCTGCGGGCCGCCATGCGATGGCAGAGGCAGAGGTTTCTTGGGCGTGAGGACTCGATCATTTTTCAGATCACCAAAATATTTTTCGCTCAGTTCCAGTGCGTTATCCGGGGAGATATTGCCGCAGAGGACGAGCAGCATGGACTGAGGCTGATAAAAGGTCGCGATGTAGTCCTTGATGTCCTCGCTGGTAAACGCATTAATCCTCTCGCGGTAGCCAATGGGAGACCACTGGTAGGAGGTCCCGTTGTACATGTGGTTGAGGATGGACTTGAACTGGCGACCTGTGGGGCTGTCTTCGCCTCGCTCCAGCTCTGCAATGATGACTTTTTTTTCGCTCTCCAGCTCCTTGGGGTCGATCTTTGCCCCAAAAATCATGTCCTGAAGAACATCCATGCCCAGTTCCAGTTTGTCGGCGGGCAGGTCCAGTTTATACACGGTGCTGTCGAAACTCGTGGATGCATTAAGGTAGCCGCCTGCGCTTTCGATGTCTTTTGCAACATCACCGGGCTGGCGCTTCTTTGTCCCCTTAAAGACCATATGCTCCAAAACATGGCTGATGCCAGCCTGCTTTGGGGTTTCGTATGCAGAACCTGCACGGACGTACAAACGCAGTGACACAAGCGGAAAACGTTCGTCCTGCTGAATGAGTACGTGGAGACCGTTCGGGAGGGTCTTGAGTATTGGTGCGTGTTCTGCCGCTGCCGCACCACTAAGGCTAATGCTGGCACTCATACAGAGCGCCCCCAAAAAAAACAGTAGTTTGCGAAACATGCTTCACTCCTTCGCTCTCCTTTTTCCTCGTAATAGAAATTCCTTAGTGGGGCAGTGTTGCCCTGTGCAACAAGAGATACCTGTAAGGGCAGGAAAAGGCACGCTCAAAAGCATGCCCTTTTTGCGGTGGAAAAAGGAAGAGGAGTTGCCCGGTTAGACGATGCAGGAGCCGCCACCGAGGCAATAGTTTTTGATGAATGTCCCAATCTGCATTCCAAGATGCACACACTTTTTGCCTTCAAGACAGTCCGTTGCTTCCTGGTCGCTGATGTGTGTCCGAAGCTCGTCAGCATCTTTTCTGATGGTTACGAGCCAGTCACCCCCATCTACCTCTTGCTCTACGTGAAGCGTAACACCATGTGACTCAGCTTCGGGGTAAAGGCTTTGTATCATTTTAAGGAGTTGGGCCTGTTTCTCTTCCATGTGCTGCCTCCAGTCTGCTGAAATGTTAAGACTTAGATGGAAAAAGAAGTTTAGCACACCGATACAAATGCGGCAATCAGGATGGCTGTCTTTAGTGCTGCGTTGGAGCACATGCGAAAAGACTGCAAATGTACAGAATTTGCACAAGTTTACTTTGAAAGAAAAGTGTGTGGATGAGTATGGAAAAGGAAGGAAGATGGACAATGCTCCCCCCGCCAAAGCGGGGGGACATTTTCTCTCTTTCCCGTGGAGGGGAGTCAAGTCCGTACACAGTTGCACCAAATGATGCCCGTGTATGAAAAAAATCGATGAAAAAAATGGACTCGACTTGCCCCCTTATAGAGGCATTCTAGCGGCTTGTAAATCAGAAGCACGGAGAAATTCCCCTCTCTCTCTGTGTCTCTTTTCACCTTGTTTTGTGTTGTGTGTCTTATGAGTATCTTTTCCTGATAGTCCGAGAAGCCTTGTCGCATAATGAATTGCGCTAAAAATTTGTCTTTCTTATTTAAAGACGCTGATTATGCAGTTGTTGTCACTGTTAAATGTTTATTTCGTCTGTAGTGAGCGGGCGCTTTTCTTTTGAAAGTGCCTTGATTAGATAATCTAAATATGAGACATATACGTAATCATTGGTGAGGTATGGTGTTTATGTGGTGATGTGGGAACGGTCTTCTTCGCAATGTGGGTTTTTTGCGAAGCAGACGAAAAAGGAGACGTTATATGGACGATTATCTGAAAGAAGCGCTAGAGATTGTCAAAGCTCAGGCTAGTGTGAGAACCCTGACAGAAGATGAAATTACATCGATGGTGAGGAAACTCTCCGAAGGTATTCGGCAGTTCGCAGAAGGAAAGCCTGAACCAGAGGAAGCTCCCGTTCCGCCTGTTGACCCCAAAAAGGCCATCCGTGAAAAATCCATTATCAATCTCGAAGACGGCAAGCCATATAAGATTTTGACGAAAAAAAACCTTGCTAAATACGGCATTACTCCAGATGAGTATCGTGAAAAGTGGGGCTACAAGAAAGGTACTCCCCTTATCTGCAAGGCCCTTCAGAGAGAACGCCGTAAGAAAATGAAAGACATGAAGCTTTGGGAAAAACGCAAGGAAGCACGAAAGAAAAAAGCAGAGAAATAATTCTCTCTTTGTTTGAATGGGGATTGAGGTGCGGGCATGGTCTTTTTTTGGGGGCCAGCCCCCAAACCCCCGCGTAAGGGAATGATTCCCTTACGTATCCTCATCGAGTTTAAAAGCCGTGCAAGCTTCGCTTGCACGGCTTTTAAACTTGGGGGAGAAGCCGAAAACAAAGTCTTCCTCCTCTGCGAGTTGCCACCATTTTCTTTCTGAACGCGAGCGTTCAGAAAGAAAGGGGTGAGGCGCAAAGAAAAGAACACACGCCCAGTTAATTAGGCCGAAAAAAAGGGGGCCGGATGAAGGGGAAAGCCAAAGGCATTCACTCATCCGGCCCCCTTTTTTTTCGGGCGAAATCGGGATTCCCAAGGGCCTCGTCCTTGGGCGGGGTCAAGGGGCAGCGCCCCTTGCAGAGCACGAGACAGAGTCTCGTAACCCACCCTCCCGGCGCCCCTTGCAGAGGTGCGGGGACAGAGTCCCCGCCCACCCTAGCGCCCCTTGCAGAGTACGAGACGGAGTCTCGTACCCCACCCACCCCAAAAAACTTGCAGCTAGAGTTCGTGCTGGCGCAAGAGCTGAGGTGAAACGGCGTCCTTAGCGAGTTGGCAAAGGCGCTGATGATGGGTGAAAAAGATGACCTGCGTTTTTTCCGCGAGCTTGGCGAGTTCCTTGAGTGTTGCCTGCGAGCGCTGGTCGTCAAAGTGGACGAGAATATCGTCAACGATGAGTGGGACGGGCGGGTTCTGCTCAAGATAGTGCCAGAGCGCGGCGAGGCGCAGACTGAGAAAGAGCTGATCGCGAGTGCCGTCACTCATGGCGCTGACGTCGAGCAGATCGCCGGAGGCTCGGCGACCGGTGATAACGGGATCGCCGTCGGCGTTGATGTCCGCCTGAACTCCAGAAAATGCAGAGAGGGTGAGGCTCGCAAAAATTTCACTTGCCTTGTTGAGAACAGGTCCCTGATGCGTGCGGCGATATTCTTCGATTTCGTGTTGCAGGATGGACGAGGCGAGACTGAGCTTGATGTAGCGCTCAGCCTGTGCCTGAATCCGGGCGCGAGCCTGCTCAGCTTGCTCGGCAAGCTCGGCAGCCTGCGAGCCACCGTCAAAGGCGCGGCGTTTTTCTTTAAGTCCACCGAGTTCCTGCTCGCAATTGCTGCGCTGTGCTTCAAGCTCGGTGAGCTGATGCCCCAGCTCCAAAAGCTCTGTGTGAAGCTCGTCGTTGTTGGCGGAGAGCACGGCCGCAGTGAATTCGGCGGGATCGTCCGTTCCGCATTTTTCGGAGAACTGCTCTTCGACACCCTTGAGTTCAAGGGTGAGCTGTGCCTTTTGCAGACCTTTTTCAAGCGCCCCCTGGAGCTGCTCGGGCGAATCGACGCGGGCTTCTTCGCAAAATGCAGCTCGCTCGTCTCTCAGCTTCTGCACAGATTCATGACGCTCCTGCATGCTTAGCCCAAGCACTTTGAGCTGCTGAGAGGCATCTTCAATGGTCCGAAGCTGGTGCACAAGCTTCCCAAAATCCTTGAGGACGGCGTCAAAGCCGTTCCCCATATGCTGTGGCTCAGGGAAAAAACGCCGACAAAGCGCGCCAGCGGTGGCCACAAATTCCTTGCGTTGCTCATCCTGAGCAGAAAGCTTTGCCTTTGCATCCTGTAACTCGGCAAGTCGCCGCTCCAGATCTGTGTAATCCTCAAGCGCGGCAATGGCCTGCGCAGGCGTGCTGACAGGAGAAAGCCCAAGATGCGTGAGCGCGTCACTCCACTGTGCCGCGAGCGCCTCGCGCTGCGACTGATCCTCTTTGAGAAGACGCGTCACCTTGCTCTGCTCCTGCTCAAGTTGCTGTATGCTGAGCTGAACGTGTTGCTGCTGATGCTCCCGTTCTTTGTTCTCGTTTAGGAGATTGTGGGCGAGGGAAAGGAGCGTGTCGAGATTGTCTGTGCTTCCCGGCTGAGAGCAGGACTCTACAGAGGAAAAACAGGCGCGAATTTCTTCTTTGAAGCGCGTGGCACGCTCAGAAATGCTTTGCTGAATGCGCAGCTGTTCCTGCACATCAGCATAAAGCTGCGAGAGGTTGCCAAGATGCTTGAGCCAGTCCTGCATCTCTGCGGGAGAGAGCGGGGTAAAGGGGCAGTGCTCCCAGAGGGCATTCCAGGCACGGGCTTCAAGAATCTGCTGATCCTGCTGCTGGGTAAGACGGGCAAGAATTTCTTCTTCCTGCTTGGTCAGCAGGGTGATTTCGCGATCAAGCGCGGCTTTTTGAGACACAAGATCTGCATGCTCAAAGCGGCGGTCTGCCATCTCGTCCGTGCGCAAAAGCTGCTGCTCAAATCCCGAGGCGAGAGGTGTGCTTTCTTCGGGAGAGAGTGGTGCGCTGTGATCGAGCGCAGAGCGGATACGCTGCCAGCTTTGGTCTCGCTCGGTGCGGGCCTGCTGAAGATCGGCACTATCTGGAGTTTTACCTTCCCCCTGTAACTCAGCCAGACGATGCTTCTTGTTGGTAATATTCTCGGTCACCTGATGGAGACGGTCGTTGAGCTTGTCCGATTCTGTGCTGTGCTGCTCCTGAATCTTGTGATGCTGCTGAATCTGCTCCGGGAGTGGAAGGGTGAGCTGGAATAGCTCGGCGGGGTCGCTCCCAGCCCAGAGGGGCAGGCGCTGTAATTCTTCTTCAAAACGCTGCTCTTTGCTTTTCAGGCGAAGCGTGGCGTCCTGATACTGCTGAACCAGATTGCCCTGACAGCTTGCGGCCTCAACACTTGCGGCCAAGGCACCAAGAGAGAAGGGCTGGGGCAGAGCTTTTGCAGACTGGAGCGCCGCATCCCGACGCATGGTGATTTCGTTCAGGTCGCTTTGGGTCTTTTCGATGCGGGCATCAAGCTCGGTAAGCTTTCCTCCCAGCTCGTGAATGCGTACCCGGTCCTGACGATTGGGGCAGAGGGCGCGTGCTTCATCCAGCGATGCAGAACTGCCAAGACGGGAAAGCATCTCCTGCGCACTGCGAGTGCTGTGCTCCTGCTGTGCCGCGAGGCGGGGGCGCTCTTCTTCGGCGGCAACAAGGCGCTGCCTGCGCTCATCAAGATTCAAAATATATTGCGATTCAGCCAAAAGCTCATCCGGAGTATTCACGGCAGAACGCAGAGCGAGAAGCCTGTCCTGTTCTTTGTGCTGCTCGGCAAGGCTCCGTTCCTCGGAGGCGAGGGCAATGCGATTGGTGGCAAGGTTTTCCCGAAAGGCTTCGGAAAGCGAAGGAACTTCGGCAAGAGGCGCAAGCTCAGCGTGCAGGCGCTGGCGGTCCTGTACGGTCTTGAGGGCGGAGCTGATGCGTTCAAGACGATTGCGGTTTTTGCGCAACTCCCGGAGCTTCTCCGTGACACGCTCTTTCTGGGTGCTGATGTCCTGAATCTGCCGCTCAATGTCGAGCACGTCCTGCGGTTTTGTGGACTGCTCCCGAAGCTGTTTCTTCAGGTCGCGGAGAGCCTTGAGCGAGCTGTTGAGCTGTGGGTTTTTGCCGTTGCGCTTGTAGAGGTCTTCCTGATCGTTTTTGAGCTTTTCCACGATGTTTCGCAGGCCAGAAATGCCTGAACCTGCGGCAAAAAGGCTTTGGCCAAGTCCACCACCAGAAAGCAGAAGTTCTTCGCCGCCCTCGGAAAGAGTTTTGAAGTCGAGACCAAACAGCGCACGGAAAGTCTCTGGCGTCAGCCCGCCGAGCATCTCTGCAAAGCGCTCGTCCTGAACTGGAGAGTTTTCTTCATCCAGCAGGCTGTTTTTGCGAGCCTTTTTTCTGGAAAAAATATGGTTCGCTCCGGTTTCGTCCGTAAGCGTCGCCTCAATACGTAGCTTTGTGTTGGGGTGCAGAAAGTTGTCCGTGGTGATGTGCGGAAAGCCAAAAAGGAAATTTTCAATGGCTCGAAGCGCAGAGCTTTTGCCTGCTTCGTTCGGGCCGTATACAACGTGCAGGCCAAAGCTGTCGTGGCTCAGGTCAAGTGCGTGGTCCGTGAAGGGACCGTATGCGAGGAGGTTCAGTTTCTGAAATTTCATGCCTCGGACTCCTTGGCAGAAGCGATGAAGGGAACAAGCAGGTCTTGGACGTCAGCAAGCAGTGCGGCGCGTTCGGCTGGGTCTTCTATGTCTGGGACGGGAATACCTTCGGCCTTGAGCTTGTCGAGCAGGTTTTGCACATCCGGGTTGAGTTCGGGGAGCTGGTCAGCATCCTCGCGCGCGGCTTCAAGCGTTCTGAGCAGTGCGCCTTGCGGGGTTGGAGCATCGCGCAGGGCATCAAGATCAACCGGGGCGTGGGTTTTGAGTTTGACCTTTTCCAGCCAGACCTGCTCAAAGGCCGTGTCCATGACTTTTGCACGCAGGGCATTGAGCAGCGCGTGTTCATCGCGCATGAGTTCGGCATGGGCCGGGCAGGTGCCGGTGATGAAGACACGGACCGCAAGAAGGCGGTCTTCGGCATTGTCGATTTCCGGAAGCAGCATGTCTCCGAGGCGTTCGCAAATTTCGTCACTGTTGGCGGCGTCTGTGGCATCGAGTTCGACCTGTGCCCAGCGCATGACATCCAGCGGGATAAAGCTGTGCGAAACCTCTCCGCTTTCGTCGACGTCGACGCGAACGCAGCCTTTGGCTCCTGTTTCGTGAATGTGGCGTCCCTGTAGGGTGCCGCAAAAAAGCACCGGAGGTTCGGCGTTCAGTTCCTTGTAGTCATGGACGTGACCCAAGGCCCAGTACTGGTAGCCCATGCTTTTGAGATCATGCAGAGTACAGGGCGCGTAGTTGGCGTGACCTTCTGCACCACCAAGAGCAGTATGCAGCAGACCAATGTTGAAGCGGCCGGGAATGGCAGGGGGGTAGTTGCGGACAATGTTTTCCGTAAC is part of the Desulfobaculum bizertense DSM 18034 genome and encodes:
- a CDS encoding YhaN family protein, which encodes MKFQKLNLLAYGPFTDHALDLSHDSFGLHVVYGPNEAGKSSALRAIENFLFGFPHITTDNFLHPNTKLRIEATLTDETGANHIFSRKKARKNSLLDEENSPVQDERFAEMLGGLTPETFRALFGLDFKTLSEGGEELLLSGGGLGQSLFAAGSGISGLRNIVEKLKNDQEDLYKRNGKNPQLNSSLKALRDLKKQLREQSTKPQDVLDIERQIQDISTQKERVTEKLRELRKNRNRLERISSALKTVQDRQRLHAELAPLAEVPSLSEAFRENLATNRIALASEERSLAEQHKEQDRLLALRSAVNTPDELLAESQYILNLDERRQRLVAAEEERPRLAAQQEHSTRSAQEMLSRLGSSASLDEARALCPNRQDRVRIHELGGKLTELDARIEKTQSDLNEITMRRDAALQSAKALPQPFSLGALAASVEAASCQGNLVQQYQDATLRLKSKEQRFEEELQRLPLWAGSDPAELFQLTLPLPEQIQQHHKIQEQHSTESDKLNDRLHQVTENITNKKHRLAELQGEGKTPDSADLQQARTERDQSWQRIRSALDHSAPLSPEESTPLASGFEQQLLRTDEMADRRFEHADLVSQKAALDREITLLTKQEEEILARLTQQQDQQILEARAWNALWEHCPFTPLSPAEMQDWLKHLGNLSQLYADVQEQLRIQQSISERATRFKEEIRACFSSVESCSQPGSTDNLDTLLSLAHNLLNENKEREHQQQHVQLSIQQLEQEQSKVTRLLKEDQSQREALAAQWSDALTHLGLSPVSTPAQAIAALEDYTDLERRLAELQDAKAKLSAQDEQRKEFVATAGALCRRFFPEPQHMGNGFDAVLKDFGKLVHQLRTIEDASQQLKVLGLSMQERHESVQKLRDERAAFCEEARVDSPEQLQGALEKGLQKAQLTLELKGVEEQFSEKCGTDDPAEFTAAVLSANNDELHTELLELGHQLTELEAQRSNCEQELGGLKEKRRAFDGGSQAAELAEQAEQARARIQAQAERYIKLSLASSILQHEIEEYRRTHQGPVLNKASEIFASLTLSAFSGVQADINADGDPVITGRRASGDLLDVSAMSDGTRDQLFLSLRLAALWHYLEQNPPVPLIVDDILVHFDDQRSQATLKELAKLAEKTQVIFFTHHQRLCQLAKDAVSPQLLRQHEL
- a CDS encoding polyphosphate polymerase domain-containing protein; translated protein: MSSCTDGRDSYRYERKFLVSRHLQPRLADVILSAPQGFREIYHGRVVNNVYFDTPGFRFFQENRQGYPYREKVRVRWYGEDGIQSPRLELKHRNGLVGTKDVLPLHEAKALWEPRSFDLLAQEAPEIREMVPQLVQPVLYNRYYRKYYLSGDGLFRVTVDTRLCYEHPRELRKGCGPLGQGNPLADSVVELKYAGEHDSEADSISRFWPFRLAKKSKYVSGVCQLFSLPE
- a CDS encoding DUF4956 domain-containing protein — translated: MKNMKDQTKLVRFFGASCAVACMSAATVYVVLKALYRSDISPLMTQVPVALAAGLVAGLVYCFVMRRLLPAAGGRNSQELSRGLMWFNWSVLGIFALLLPVEAQYSNFVVGLVLAAGCARLIGAIYTVFGASLSNRRRFAGNFVMLAVTTMMVISVVKSSLALSLGLVGALSIVRFRTAVKEPEELAFLFFTIAIGLGFGAARFDYTLIGFWTVSLGYIAFRRLTPAQKMDNAYLLSFWGSGDTNAGDFEAFMQKELGEYELTRFERSGESLHVSLLAELESVAVCAGFGERFKAQFPDMDMNIVQTRGLS
- a CDS encoding metallophosphoesterase family protein, which gives rise to MLSFIHAADIHLDSPLRGLERYEGAPVDAIRNASRRALENLVDYSISEAIPLLVISGDVYDGEWKDYQTGLFFAKQMVRLRDAGTRVVMIHGNHDAQSIISKKLHLPDNVRVLSSRKPESFDIGELGVTVHGQSFPKQAVTENIVRNYPPAIPGRFNIGLLHTALGGAEGHANYAPCTLHDLKSMGYQYWALGHVHDYKELNAEPPVLFCGTLQGRHIHETGAKGCVRVDVDESGEVSHSFIPLDVMRWAQVELDATDAANSDEICERLGDMLLPEIDNAEDRLLAVRVFITGTCPAHAELMRDEHALLNALRAKVMDTAFEQVWLEKVKLKTHAPVDLDALRDAPTPQGALLRTLEAAREDADQLPELNPDVQNLLDKLKAEGIPVPDIEDPAERAALLADVQDLLVPFIASAKESEA
- a CDS encoding M16 family metallopeptidase, with the protein product MFRKLLFFLGALCMSASISLSGAAAAEHAPILKTLPNGLHVLIQQDERFPLVSLRLYVRAGSAYETPKQAGISHVLEHMVFKGTKKRQPGDVAKDIESAGGYLNASTSFDSTVYKLDLPADKLELGMDVLQDMIFGAKIDPKELESEKKVIIAELERGEDSPTGRQFKSILNHMYNGTSYQWSPIGYRERINAFTSEDIKDYIATFYQPQSMLLVLCGNISPDNALELSEKYFGDLKNDRVLTPKKPLPLPSHGGPQVDVEQGPWNKIYVLMALPVSDRHSDDVPGLELLTEILGGGSSSRLYRKFKYESGLVDSIGTAVMPLAQVGILYISAVVDPAKFDEFWPKFQKYLTTFKASSFTKAELDRAIVNTEDGLYASKETIGGLTSKLGYFQFFENGLDAEKHYVSRINTVTPDEMQKLQDKYFTPDSLSVSVQLPDDMKNADKVAKEIKDSVKKAWPVATAEQKKAAAKAEKAKKPESIKLGDNQTLILLPDHTLPYASVNLVYKGGDTLLSPKEQGLATLTANAMARGTAEMSSTELQDYVADRASSINVNSGRTSFSISARYPIRFEKDILPVFMDILETPAFKSEEISRAITDQKTDIKRAEDQPLGLAFRHIFPFLYADSSFGYYHLGMESRIDDFNAGDMKSFLAKQKKQPWVMAVCGTYDRDAIVDMAKRIAKADKSSALEDAKPKWNSKKELKLKLEDRNQSHLMVVFPIPGSDDPDTPGLYLLRQSLAGQGGLLFRELRDKQGLGYTVTAFDWQVPNSGFLSFYIGTYPDRVPEALKGFEDMVKRLRSEQLPDEIVERSKSLLVGEYYRGHQSLASRAVEAASLQLRNRDLNYNRELIEKAKEITPADLKKLAEKYLVWDKAYTLTVEP
- a CDS encoding MucR family transcriptional regulator, with product MDDYLKEALEIVKAQASVRTLTEDEITSMVRKLSEGIRQFAEGKPEPEEAPVPPVDPKKAIREKSIINLEDGKPYKILTKKNLAKYGITPDEYREKWGYKKGTPLICKALQRERRKKMKDMKLWEKRKEARKKKAEK